A DNA window from Impatiens glandulifera chromosome 7, dImpGla2.1, whole genome shotgun sequence contains the following coding sequences:
- the LOC124944807 gene encoding UDP-glucose 4-epimerase GEPI48-like: MANKILVTGGAGYIGSHTVLQLLLGGYQVVVVDNLDNSSDVSIKRVQEIAGNNGSNLVFHKMDLRDKPALEKIFDSTKFDAVIHFAGLKAVGESVKKPLLYFNNNLIGTIYLLEVMASHGCKKLVFSSSATVYGWPKEVPCTEEFPLSAANPYGRTKLFLEEICRDLYNSDSGWKIMLLRYFNPVGAHPSGKIGEDPRGIPNNLMPFVQQVAVGRQPALTIYGTDYVTKDGTGVRDYIHVVDLADGHIAALNKLSDPSVGCEVYNLGTGEGTSVLNMVAAFEKASGKKIPLVFAGRRGGDAEIVYASTAKAEKELKWKAKYGIEEMCKDQWNWASKNPYGYESPENGHH; this comes from the exons ATGGCAAACAAAATTCTCGTTACGGGCGGTGCCGGTTATATTGGAAGTCATACGGTTCTTCAGTTATTGCTCGGTGGCTACCAGGTTGTCGTCGTCGATAACCTTGATAACTCCTCCGATGTTTCAATCAAGCGCGTTCAAGAGATCGCCGGCAACAATGGCTCCAATCTTGTCTTCCATAAG ATGGACCTCCGTGATAAGCCAGCATTGGAGAAAATTTTCGATTCAACAAA GTTTGATGCTGTCATACATTTTGCTGGATTAAAAGCAGTTGGTGAAAGTGTGAAGAAACCCTTGTTGTATTTTAACAACAACCTTATTGGCACGATCTATCTATTGGAAGTCATGGCTTCTCATGGGTGCAAAAAG CTGGTCTTTTCATCATCAGCCACTGTTTATGGTTGGCCTAAGGAGGTACCTTGCACAGAAGAATTTCCTCTTTCTGCTGCTAACCCATATGGAAGGACCAAG CTTTTCTTAGAGGAAATATGTCGAGATCTCTACAATTCTGATTCTGGGTGGAAAATTATGCTGCTGAGATACTTCAATCCTGTGGGTGCACATCCTAGTGGCAAAATTGGTGAAGATCCTCGTGGTATCCCGAACAATCTGATGCCTTTTGTACAACAAGTTGCGGTTGGTAGGCAGCCTGCTTTAACTATATATGGAACTGACTATGTAACAAAGGATGGTACAGGG gTTCGTGATTACATCCATGTAGTTGATTTGGCTGATGGTCATATTGCGGCTCTGAACAAGTTATCTGATCCTTCTGTAG GTTGTGAAGTGTATAATCTAGGAACTGGGGAAGGAACATCAGTTCTGAATATGGTTGCAGCATTTGAGAAGGCTTCTGGAAAG AAAATACCTCTGGTGTTTGCGGGGAGAAGAGGTGGTGATGCTGAAATTGTGTATGCGTCGACAGCTAAGGCAGAGAAGGAGTTGAAATGGAA GGCAAAATATGGGATCGAGGAGATGTGCAAAGATCAGTGGAACTGGGCCAGCAAGAACCCTTATGGATATGAATCCCCCGAGAATGGTCACCATTAG
- the LOC124944809 gene encoding calcineurin B-like protein 7, which translates to MGCICVKQKIVDDYKEHPQTVLAAQTFFTEKDVRSLYDLFKKLSSCIIHKDFITKEELQLGLFQNSKRQSLFIDRIFSLFDMNNDGIIEFNEFVLSLNTFHPDTSQEEKAAFVFRLYGLRETGFIEHEDIKEMTLALMEESDMILTDEIVEAIINKTFEEADMKGDGKIDIEEWQVFAAKNPSILKNMTIPYLKDITMGFPSFVQKQDVFEDEIYN; encoded by the exons ATGGGTTGCATTTGTGTGAAGCAAAAGATAGTTGATGATTATAAAGAACATCCACAAACAGTACTAGCTGCTCAGACTTTTT TTACTGAAAAGGATGTGAGATCACTGTATGATCTATTCAAGAAGTTGAGCAGTTGTATAATCCACAAAGATTTCATAACAAAG GAAGAACTGCAGTTAGGACTGTTTCAGAACAGCAAAAGGCAGTCTCTTTTCATCGATAGA ATATTCAGTTTATTTGATATGAACAATGATGGGATCATAGAGTTCAACGAGTTTGTCCTGTCCCTTAACACCTTCCATCCAGACACATCACAAGAAGAGAAAGCAGCCT TTGTGTTTCGCCTGTATGGCCTACGGGAGACAGGATTCATTGAGCACGAGGACATCAAGGAAATGACATTGGCTCTTATGGAGGAGTCTGATATGATCCTTACTGATGAAATCGTAGAAGCCATAATCAACAAG ACATTTGAAGAAGCAGACATGAAAGGAGATGGCAAGATTGATATTGAAGAATGGCAGGTTTTCGCAGCAAAGAATCCTTCCATATTGAAGAACATGACTATTCCCTACTTGAA GGACATAACAATGGGATTCCCAAGTTTCGTGCAGAAACAAGATGTTTTCGAAGATGAGATATACAATTAA
- the LOC124944808 gene encoding calcineurin B-like protein 7 produces the protein MLSLKACFCSKAAGQSYEFDEHLNLASETTFNVNEVEALYEMFKSVSSSIIDDGLIHKEEFHLALFNNGTKQNLFADRVFNLFDLKRNGVVDFGEFVRSLSIFHPDAPLDDKIAFMFRVYDPKHNGYIDRDELKEMVLALLNELDLSVSDSVVEDMVDKAMMEADKKGDGKIDLDEWKQLVAKNPSLIKNMTIPYLKEITLAFPEFVVTTKVKSPELVSRESYHQRSSYSPDSTVASPPIPLT, from the exons ATGCTTTCACTCAAGGCATGTTTCTGTTCTAAAGCAGCTGGTCAAAGTTATGAATTTGATGAACACCTTAATCTTGCCTCTGAAACAACTT TTAATGTGAATGAAGTTGAGGCATTATATGAGATGTTCAAGAGTGTAAGCAGTTCGATAATAGATGATGGTCTCATCCATAAG GAGGAATTCCATCTTGCTCTTTTCAATAATGGCACTAAGCAAAATCTTTTTGCAGATAGG gtattcaatttatttgatcTTAAACGAAATGGGGTCGTCGATTTTGGAGAGTTTGTCAGATCATTAAGCATTTTTCATCCAGATGCTCCTCTCGATGATAAAATAGCAT TCATGTTTAGAGTCTATGATCCGAAGCACAATGGCTACATAGATCGCGATGAG CTGAAAGAGATGGTGCTGGCTCTTCTAAACGAGCTAGATTTGTCGGTTTCAGATAGCGTGGTAGAAGATATGGTCGATAAA GCAATGATGGAGGCTGACAAAAAGGGAGATGGTAAGATCGATTTAGACGAGTGGAAACAACTTGTAGCGAAGAACCCTTCACTTATTAAGAACATGACAATTCCATATCTGAA GGAGATAACTCTGGCATTTCCAGAATTTGTGGTTACTACGAAAGTGAAATCGCCAGAGCTGGTTTCGAGGGAGTCGTACCATCAACGATCAAGCTATTCTCCTGACTCCACAGTTGCGTCTCCTCCTATACCACTTACTTAA